From a region of the Molothrus ater isolate BHLD 08-10-18 breed brown headed cowbird chromosome 15, BPBGC_Mater_1.1, whole genome shotgun sequence genome:
- the RBM22 gene encoding pre-mRNA-splicing factor RBM22 yields the protein MSTSLGSNTYNRQNWEDADFPILCQTCLGENPYIRMTKEKYGKECKICARPFTVFRWCPGVRMRFKKTEVCQTCSKLKNVCQTCLLDLEYGLPIQVRDAGLSLKDEMPKSDVNKEYYTQNMEREIANSDGTRPVGALGKATSTSDMLLKLARTTPYYKRNRPHICSFWVKGECKRGEECPYRHEKPTDPDDPLADQNIKDRYYGINDPVADKLLKRASTMPRLDPPEDKTITTLYVGGLGDTITESDLRNHFYQFGEIRTITVVQRQQCAFIQFATRQAAEVAAEKSFNKLIVNGRRLNVKWGRSQAARGKEKDKEGTTESGIKLEPVPGLPGALPPPPAAEEEASANYFNLPPSGPSAVVNIALPPPPGIAPPPPPGFGPHMFHAMGPPPPFMRAPGPIHYPSQDPQRMGAHAGKHSSP from the exons aTGTCCACATCGCTGGGCTCCAACACCTACAACCGGCAGAACTGGGAGGATGCG GACTTCCCTATCCTGTGCCAGACGTGTCTTGGAGAAAATCCCTACATTCGGATG accaaagaaaaatatggaaaagaaTGCAAG ATTTGTGCCAGGCCCTTCACGGTGTTCCGCTGGTGCCCCGGCGTGCGGATGCGCTTCAAGAAGACAGAAGTGTGCCAGACCTGCAGCAAGCTGAAGAATGTCTGTCAGACCTGCCTGCTCGACCTGGAATATG gTTTGCCTATCCAAGTCCGGGATGCAGGACTCTCCCTTAAGGATGAAATGCCTAAATCTGACGTCAACAAAGAGTACTACACCCAGAACATGGAGCGAGAG ATAGCCAATTCTGATGGCACCAGACCAGTTGGTGCACTAGGAAAAGCTACTTCTACCAGTGACATGCTGCTGAAGCTGGCCCGAACCACTCCATACTACAAACGCAACCGTCCTCACATCTGTTCCTTCTGGGTAAAAGGAGAGTGCAAGAGAGGAGAGGAGTGTCCCTACAG ACATGAGAAACCTACAGATCCAGATGATCCTCTGGCTGACCAGAACATCAAGGATCGTTACTATGGAATTAATGATCCTGTGGCTGACAAACTTCTGAAACGAGCATCAACCATGCCTCGTCTAGATCCTCCTGAAGACAAGACTATTACTACACTGTATGTTGGAGGGCTTGGAGATACCATCACTGAATCAGATCTCAG AAATCACTTCTACCAGTTTGGGGAGATCCGGACGATCACGGTGGTGCAGAGGCAGCAATGTGCTTTCATCCAGTTTGCCAccaggcaggctgcagaggtggctgctgaGAAATCCTTCAACAAACTCATCGTCAACGGCCGCAGGCTCAACGTCAAATGGGGAAG GTCCCAGgcagcaagaggaaaagaaaaggacaagGAAGGCACTACAGAATCGGGGATAAAGCTGGAGCCAGTTCCAGGACTTCCTGGAG CCCTcccccctcctccagctgcagaagagGAGGCTTCTGCAAATTACTTCAATCTACCTCCAAGTGGCCCTTCAGCTGTGGTGAACATTgccctgccacctcctcctggCATCGCTCCACCGCCGCCTCCAG GTTTTGGACCACACATGTTCCATGCCATGGGGCCCCCACCTCCCTTCATGAGAGCCCCAGGCCCCATCCACTACCCATCCCAGGATCCCCAGAGGATGGGTGCCCACGCAGGAAAGCACAGCAGCCCCTAG
- the MYOZ3 gene encoding myozenin-3 encodes MAIMRPGPEDASSEPHLDLGKKMSTTQDLMIEELSLPHNRGSRLFQQRQKRVQRFVFEHPSGSRQLPGQGAGGSHHTGKGGPEGTVNEQMAGENAGGQENYHSELHVAASPQGGPPEVPKKSEKVLHMSKVLNPSALAPGYSSPLKEIPHEKFNATAIPKGYRSPWQELFGARDNAAYSKNPPPMRPPAWDFRSFNRTPAPFDRALVGELFSLPTVELDNLSVLEVISHRPNFNRVAQGWVRILPESEEL; translated from the exons ATGGCCATCATGAGACCGGGCCCTGAAGATG CCTCCTCAGAGCCCCATCTGGACCTGGGGAAGAAgatgagcacaacacaggacCTGATGATTGaggagctctccctgccccacaaCCGCGGCTCCCGGCTCTTCCAGCAGCGCCAGAAGCGCGTGCAGCGCTTTGTCTTTGAGCATCCCAGTGGCTCCAGGCAG ctcccagggcaagGGGCAGGTGGCTCCCACCACACTGGGAAAGGTGGTCCAGAAGGAACAGTGAATGAACAGATG GCAGGTGAGAATGCTGGGGGCCAGGAGAATTATCACTCCGAGCTCCACGTAGCAGCATCACCCCAAGGTGGCCCCCCAGAAGTACCCAAGAAGTCAGAGAAGGTCTTGCATATGAGCAAAGTGCTGAACCCCAGTGCCCTGGCCCCAG GGTACTCAAGTCCCCTCAAAGAAATCCCCCATGAGAAGTTCAATGCCACTGCCATCCCCAAGGGCTACCGCTCCCCGTGGCAGGAGCTCTTTGGTGCCAGGGACAATGCCGCGTACAGCAAGAACCCGCCGCCCATGAGACCCCCTGCGTGGGACTTCAGGAGCTTCAACAG gaCCCCAGCCCCATTTGACAGGGCGTTGGTTGGTGAGCTGTTCTCCTTGCCCACTGTAGAGCTGGATAACCTGAGTGTGCTGGAGGTGATTTCCCACAGGCCCAACTTCAACAGGGTGGCCCAAGGCTGGGTGCGGATCCTGCCGGAGAGCGAAGAGCTGTAG